In Microbacterium binotii, one DNA window encodes the following:
- a CDS encoding DUF58 domain-containing protein, which translates to MRRSWPLTARGTGAVILALACFAAANQLGLVELVFVGLLLVSLVVAGLVAVYAARGRADVTRTVVPAVPDAGDEIEVTVRVGARSALPTSGGRWRDSMPDGIEGGGPGTFPAVSSGFSRDDRAVVVGYRARVLRRGIHWIGPFELSSLDPFGIARRTVAQGELTRLVVTPAVEELLSLAGVAGASGGSLSRATNRLGQGTDDVIARPWAPGDSMRRIHWRASAHRDELMVRQEEQESSPEATIVFDRALGRFSPDATEATGSDPAFEAAVGAVASALARLVADGYTVALIEPDGVPLCDHVEPADAPALEAAMLVLATVQARLDDRLGALAGLFAGETTGPLVLVTGALSQTDAAMLATVGHHSAFPVLLSTAPAPGAFDAATGWTAAPLGDDVADAWRDAVSERLPHAG; encoded by the coding sequence ATGAGACGCAGCTGGCCGCTCACGGCACGGGGAACCGGTGCCGTGATCCTCGCCCTCGCCTGCTTCGCCGCCGCGAACCAGCTGGGCCTCGTCGAGCTGGTCTTCGTGGGGCTGCTCCTCGTCTCGCTCGTCGTGGCCGGGCTGGTCGCCGTCTATGCCGCGCGCGGTCGCGCCGACGTCACCCGCACCGTCGTTCCCGCGGTACCGGATGCGGGCGACGAGATCGAGGTGACCGTGCGGGTCGGGGCGCGCTCCGCGCTTCCGACCTCCGGCGGCCGCTGGCGCGACTCGATGCCGGACGGTATCGAAGGCGGCGGCCCGGGCACCTTCCCCGCCGTCTCCTCCGGGTTCAGTCGTGACGATCGTGCGGTCGTCGTGGGGTATCGGGCCCGGGTGCTCCGCCGCGGCATCCATTGGATCGGCCCTTTCGAGCTCAGCTCGCTGGATCCGTTCGGCATCGCCCGGCGCACCGTCGCCCAGGGCGAGCTGACGCGGCTGGTGGTGACGCCCGCGGTCGAGGAGCTGCTCTCTCTCGCGGGCGTCGCCGGCGCCTCGGGCGGCAGTCTCTCGCGCGCGACGAACCGGCTCGGACAGGGCACCGACGACGTGATCGCCCGCCCATGGGCGCCCGGCGATTCCATGCGCCGCATCCACTGGCGCGCTTCCGCCCACCGCGACGAGCTCATGGTGCGCCAGGAGGAGCAGGAGAGCTCGCCCGAGGCGACGATCGTCTTCGACCGCGCGCTGGGCCGCTTCTCCCCCGATGCCACCGAGGCCACCGGGTCCGATCCCGCCTTCGAGGCCGCCGTGGGCGCGGTCGCGTCCGCGCTGGCACGACTCGTCGCCGACGGATACACCGTCGCACTCATCGAACCCGACGGCGTCCCGCTGTGCGACCACGTGGAGCCGGCGGATGCGCCGGCGCTCGAGGCCGCGATGCTCGTGCTGGCGACGGTGCAGGCGCGGCTGGACGACCGCCTCGGTGCGCTCGCGGGACTGTTCGCGGGCGAGACGACGGGTCCGCTCGTGCTGGTCACCGGCGCGCTGTCGCAGACGGATGCGGCGATGCTCGCGACCGTGGGCCACCACAGCGCCTTCCCCGTACTGCTCAGCACCGCTCCCGCACCCGGGGCGTTCGATGCGGCGACCGGCTGGACGGCCGCGCCACTCGGCGACGATGTCGCCGACGCGTGGCGTGACGCGGTTTCCGAGAGGCTCCCTCATGCCGGCTGA
- a CDS encoding AAA family ATPase: protein MTDTARVLTDEVDSAMNAERFTRLTRAIGKSVATVIDGKPDAVRSALVALLAEGHLLIEDVPGVGKTMLARALAASVDATVRRIQFTPDLLPGDVTGVSVFDPVAREFEFKRGAVFAHIVIADEINRSSPKTQSALLEAMEERQVTVDGEAHHLPDPFLVVATQNPLDMEGTYALPEAQRDRFMMRISMGYPDAAAEALMLRQRETENPLSHIHPVVHAEEVLGLIAWARRIHVAPAIEEYAVALAQATRTHPEVRLGASPRATLQLVRAAKVWAALEGRAFVIPDDIAALVVPVFAHRIIATRSSSTRGSDSHSVPKILERIVDSVRVPLAARA from the coding sequence ATGACCGATACCGCACGAGTCCTCACCGACGAGGTCGATTCCGCGATGAACGCCGAGCGGTTCACCCGCTTGACGCGCGCGATCGGCAAGAGCGTCGCCACCGTCATCGACGGCAAGCCCGATGCGGTGCGCAGCGCCCTCGTGGCCCTGCTCGCCGAGGGCCACCTGCTCATCGAGGACGTCCCCGGCGTCGGCAAGACCATGCTCGCCCGTGCGCTGGCGGCATCCGTCGACGCGACCGTGCGCCGCATCCAGTTCACGCCGGATCTGCTTCCGGGCGACGTGACGGGCGTGTCGGTGTTCGATCCCGTCGCCCGCGAATTCGAGTTCAAGCGCGGCGCTGTGTTCGCCCACATCGTCATCGCCGACGAGATCAACCGCTCCTCCCCCAAGACGCAGTCCGCACTGCTGGAGGCGATGGAGGAACGTCAGGTGACCGTCGACGGCGAGGCCCACCATCTCCCGGACCCGTTCCTCGTGGTCGCGACCCAGAACCCCCTCGACATGGAGGGCACGTACGCACTGCCCGAGGCGCAGCGCGACCGCTTCATGATGCGCATCTCGATGGGGTATCCGGATGCGGCGGCCGAGGCTCTCATGCTCCGCCAGCGCGAGACCGAGAACCCGCTGTCCCACATCCACCCCGTCGTGCACGCGGAAGAGGTGCTGGGGCTGATCGCCTGGGCCCGACGCATCCACGTCGCGCCCGCCATCGAGGAGTACGCGGTGGCGCTGGCCCAGGCCACGCGTACGCATCCCGAGGTGCGCCTCGGGGCGAGCCCACGGGCGACCCTCCAGCTCGTGCGGGCCGCGAAGGTGTGGGCAGCTCTCGAGGGGCGCGCGTTCGTCATCCCCGACGACATCGCAGCGCTGGTCGTGCCCGTCTTCGCGCACCGGATCATCGCGACGCGCTCCTCCAGCACCCGGGGCTCGGATTCGCACTCGGTGCCCAAGATCCTGGAGCGCATCGTCGACAGCGTCCGCGTTCCCCTCGCCGCGCGCGCCTGA
- the pta gene encoding phosphate acetyltransferase, which yields MAQSILITSAEGHSGKSTIALGVLEALSHATARVGVFRPIARSTTERDYVLEMLLDHDGVDLAYDDCIGVGYDDMHADPDAALARIVERYKTVEAQCDAVVILGSDYTDVGSPAELGYNARIAANLGAPVLLVVGGRAQQGQSEQLGTSDPRTPADIAQIAKLSVGELRQARAELFAVVATRVDPAMLDETIEAVRDIVPAGIEVPVWALPEDRFLVAPTVRGVMRSVDGTLVKGDEELLTREVLGVIVAAMSPANVLPRLSDGAVVVIPADRTEVLLATLLAHASGTFPSLSAIVLNGPFPLPADIDRLIDGLGSRLPIIATDRDTYDTSVRIMNTRGRLAADSQRSYDTALSLFERHVDGAELTRLLGLAKPTVVTPLMFEYGLVERARSNRRRIVLPEGDDDRVLRAAATVLARGIADLIILGEEVEVRSRALELGIDIAAAQVISPFDPVLVQKFAEEYTRLREHKGMTMARAADTVTDVSYFGTLMVHLGLADGMVSGAAHTTAHTIRPAFEIIKTRPGVGVVSSVFLMALADRVLVYGDCAVIPDPTAPQLADIAVSSAETADRFGIEPRVAMLSYSTGESGSGADVEKVREATVIVRERAPELPVEGPIQYDAAADAAVASKKMPGSPVAGRATVFVFPDLNTGNNTYKAVQRSAGAIAIGPVLQGLNKPINDLSRGALVEDIVNTIAITAIQAQGDAPASEGKA from the coding sequence GTGGCTCAGAGCATCCTCATCACGTCCGCGGAAGGTCATTCGGGAAAGTCCACGATCGCATTGGGAGTGCTCGAAGCGCTCAGCCATGCGACCGCACGCGTGGGCGTCTTCCGTCCCATCGCCCGTTCGACCACCGAGCGCGACTACGTGCTCGAGATGCTGCTCGACCACGACGGCGTCGACCTCGCCTACGACGACTGCATCGGCGTCGGCTACGACGACATGCACGCCGACCCGGATGCGGCCCTCGCGCGCATCGTGGAGCGGTACAAGACCGTCGAGGCGCAGTGCGACGCGGTCGTCATCCTCGGCAGCGACTACACGGATGTGGGCAGCCCCGCCGAGCTCGGATACAACGCCCGCATCGCCGCGAACCTCGGCGCCCCCGTGCTCCTCGTCGTCGGCGGTCGCGCCCAGCAGGGACAGAGCGAGCAGCTCGGCACGAGCGACCCGCGCACGCCCGCCGACATCGCCCAGATCGCGAAGCTCTCGGTCGGCGAGTTGCGTCAGGCACGCGCGGAGCTGTTCGCCGTGGTCGCCACCCGCGTCGATCCCGCGATGCTGGACGAGACCATCGAAGCCGTCCGCGACATCGTCCCTGCGGGTATCGAGGTGCCCGTGTGGGCGCTTCCCGAGGACCGCTTCCTGGTGGCCCCGACCGTCCGGGGCGTCATGCGCTCCGTCGACGGCACGCTCGTGAAGGGTGACGAGGAACTGCTGACGCGCGAGGTGCTCGGCGTGATCGTCGCCGCCATGAGCCCCGCCAACGTGCTCCCGCGGCTCAGCGACGGGGCCGTCGTGGTCATCCCCGCCGACCGCACCGAGGTGCTGCTCGCGACCCTGCTCGCGCACGCCTCCGGCACGTTCCCGTCGCTGTCGGCCATCGTCCTCAACGGTCCCTTCCCGCTGCCGGCCGACATCGACCGTCTGATCGACGGCCTCGGGTCCCGGCTGCCGATCATCGCGACCGACCGCGACACCTACGACACATCCGTGCGCATCATGAACACCCGTGGCCGGCTGGCCGCCGACTCGCAGCGCTCCTACGACACGGCGCTGTCGCTGTTCGAGCGGCACGTCGACGGCGCCGAGCTGACGCGTCTGCTGGGCCTCGCCAAACCCACCGTCGTCACGCCCCTCATGTTCGAGTACGGGCTCGTCGAACGGGCGCGCTCGAACCGCCGTCGCATCGTCCTGCCCGAGGGCGACGACGACCGCGTGCTGCGCGCAGCCGCCACCGTCCTCGCCCGCGGTATCGCCGACCTCATCATCCTGGGCGAGGAGGTCGAGGTCCGCTCGCGCGCTCTCGAGCTCGGCATCGACATCGCCGCGGCCCAGGTCATCAGCCCGTTCGATCCCGTCCTGGTGCAGAAGTTCGCCGAGGAGTACACACGGCTTCGCGAGCACAAGGGGATGACGATGGCGCGCGCCGCCGACACCGTCACCGACGTCTCGTACTTCGGCACGCTCATGGTGCACCTCGGTCTCGCCGACGGCATGGTCTCGGGCGCCGCGCACACGACGGCCCACACCATCCGCCCTGCCTTCGAGATCATCAAGACGCGTCCGGGCGTCGGCGTCGTCTCCAGCGTCTTCCTCATGGCGCTCGCCGATCGCGTCCTGGTCTACGGCGACTGCGCGGTCATCCCCGACCCGACGGCGCCGCAGTTGGCCGACATCGCCGTCTCCTCCGCCGAGACCGCCGACCGCTTCGGCATCGAGCCGCGCGTCGCCATGCTGTCCTACTCGACCGGTGAGTCCGGGTCGGGAGCGGATGTCGAGAAGGTGCGCGAGGCGACGGTCATCGTGCGCGAGCGCGCACCCGAGCTTCCCGTGGAGGGGCCCATCCAGTACGACGCGGCGGCGGACGCCGCCGTCGCCTCGAAGAAGATGCCGGGCTCGCCCGTCGCGGGTCGCGCCACGGTCTTCGTCTTCCCCGACCTCAACACCGGCAACAACACCTACAAGGCCGTGCAGCGCTCGGCCGGGGCTATCGCGATCGGCCCCGTCCTGCAGGGTCTGAACAAGCCCATCAACGACCTGTCGCGCGGCGCGCTGGTCGAAGACATCGTCAACACCATCGCGATCACCGCGATCCAGGCTCAGGGCGATGCGCCCGCATCCGAAGGGAAGGCATGA
- a CDS encoding CoA transferase: MHRDTAQDELRRILDVRGDVGLSGVAHLDDALPVSTLATTAMGALASAVAALMHSTSLVPGPEVRVDRALVDAWLGRHIRPARGSFPSPWDPLSGAFPTADGSWIRTHANAPHHRAALLAALALPDAQTVEELSAAIAHRGAQELESAIVAAGGAAAALCTRAEWMRSVPGSAVASEPLIARIDTGSADAGSTWHPEPARPLAGLRVLDLTRVIAGPAATQVLAGLGADVLRIDPDTWDEPAVLPYVMAGKRSAHLDAKTPAGRRTLSDLLAAADVLVHGYRAGAIDHLGLGEDERHRLRPGLVEVGVRAYGWSGPWAGRRGFDSLVQFSTGIADIGMRHADAAAPVSLPVQALDWTTGYLAAAAAVSGITRRQVSGRGSTWRLSLARTAHALTTLTGEGAASASGAESGADSVPAAGQRIETPEGALLLAPPPFRVGEATLRFDRVATRLGGDPPAWL, encoded by the coding sequence GTGCACCGGGACACCGCTCAGGACGAGCTCCGCCGCATCCTCGACGTCAGAGGCGACGTCGGCCTCAGCGGGGTCGCACACCTCGACGACGCCCTGCCTGTCTCGACGCTGGCCACGACGGCGATGGGCGCGCTGGCCTCGGCCGTCGCCGCGCTGATGCACAGCACGTCTCTGGTGCCCGGCCCCGAGGTGCGGGTGGATCGCGCCCTCGTCGACGCGTGGCTCGGCCGCCACATCCGGCCCGCTCGGGGCTCGTTCCCTTCGCCCTGGGATCCCCTGTCCGGCGCCTTCCCGACGGCCGACGGCTCGTGGATCCGTACGCATGCCAACGCGCCGCACCATCGGGCCGCCCTGCTGGCCGCACTCGCGCTTCCCGACGCGCAGACGGTCGAGGAGCTGTCCGCCGCGATCGCCCACCGCGGTGCGCAAGAGCTCGAATCGGCGATCGTCGCGGCGGGCGGTGCGGCGGCGGCGCTGTGCACCCGCGCGGAGTGGATGCGGTCCGTGCCCGGCTCCGCCGTCGCCTCGGAGCCCCTCATCGCCCGCATCGATACGGGGTCGGCAGACGCGGGTTCGACCTGGCATCCCGAGCCGGCCAGACCGCTCGCAGGGCTTCGTGTGCTCGATCTGACCCGTGTCATCGCGGGCCCCGCCGCCACGCAGGTGCTGGCAGGCCTCGGCGCCGACGTGCTCCGCATCGACCCCGACACGTGGGACGAACCCGCCGTGCTCCCGTACGTCATGGCCGGCAAACGCTCCGCCCACCTGGACGCGAAGACGCCCGCCGGGCGGCGTACGCTCTCCGATCTGCTGGCGGCCGCCGACGTCCTCGTGCACGGCTACCGAGCGGGGGCCATCGACCACCTGGGACTGGGCGAGGACGAACGACACCGCCTGCGCCCCGGACTCGTCGAGGTCGGGGTCCGCGCGTACGGCTGGAGCGGACCCTGGGCCGGCCGCCGCGGATTCGATTCGCTGGTGCAGTTCTCGACCGGAATCGCCGACATCGGCATGCGGCACGCGGATGCGGCGGCCCCTGTCTCGCTGCCCGTGCAGGCCCTCGACTGGACGACGGGGTACCTCGCGGCGGCCGCCGCCGTCTCCGGAATCACCCGCCGCCAGGTGTCTGGGCGTGGCAGCACGTGGCGACTGTCCCTCGCCCGCACCGCCCACGCACTCACGACGCTCACAGGGGAGGGTGCCGCATCCGCATCCGGCGCCGAGTCCGGCGCCGATTCGGTGCCAGCTGCGGGACAGCGGATCGAGACGCCGGAGGGTGCGCTCCTGCTCGCGCCGCCGCCTTTCCGGGTGGGCGAGGCGACCCTGCGTTTCGATCGCGTGGCGACCCGCCTCGGCGGCGACCCGCCCGCCTGGCTCTGA